Proteins encoded within one genomic window of Citrobacter amalonaticus Y19:
- a CDS encoding dimethyl sulfoxide reductase anchor subunit family protein — MEHYELPLVFFTVFAQWGIGGVLALTLCQSGRKRKFSAVQYRMLALRFWIITVLGSCASLAHLGSPEGAYRALAGLEISWLSREVVAFIALNGVMFCWLLLCWFKPVHRGVILLGGVTALVGLGTILVTSQVYYQMPLHPLWHNAATPVAFLGTAFLTGFMSVAIARAYWHLSPSMVCHGGIVMGIVLSAGALGLRYQVSVADASSPLLWWQLFASVCVAVWGISRLNSGMRSWLWVALIITGELAGRMLFYSNVMSSAPWF, encoded by the coding sequence ATGGAACACTATGAATTGCCATTGGTCTTCTTTACCGTCTTCGCCCAGTGGGGTATTGGCGGTGTGCTGGCGCTTACCCTGTGTCAGTCTGGCCGTAAGCGGAAGTTCAGCGCCGTGCAGTACCGCATGCTGGCGCTGCGGTTCTGGATCATCACCGTGCTGGGTTCCTGTGCGTCACTGGCGCATCTGGGATCGCCGGAAGGCGCTTACCGCGCCCTTGCCGGGTTGGAGATCTCCTGGCTCAGTCGGGAAGTGGTCGCGTTTATCGCGCTTAATGGCGTGATGTTTTGTTGGCTACTGTTGTGCTGGTTCAAGCCCGTACATCGTGGGGTGATCCTGCTGGGTGGGGTAACGGCGCTGGTGGGGCTGGGCACCATTCTGGTGACCTCTCAGGTTTATTACCAGATGCCGCTGCACCCGCTCTGGCACAACGCCGCGACACCTGTCGCTTTTCTGGGGACGGCGTTTCTGACGGGATTTATGAGTGTCGCCATCGCCAGAGCTTACTGGCACCTTTCACCTTCGATGGTCTGTCATGGGGGAATTGTGATGGGCATTGTGCTGAGTGCTGGCGCGCTGGGTCTGCGCTATCAGGTTTCGGTCGCCGATGCGTCCAGCCCGTTGCTCTGGTGGCAACTGTTCGCCAGCGTATGTGTCGCGGTGTGGGGGATATCGCGTCTGAATAGCGGGATGCGCAGTTGGCTATGGGTGGCATTAATCATCACGGGAGAACTGGCCGGCAGAATGCTGTTTTACAGCAATGTGATGAGTTCCGCGCCCTGGTTCTGA
- a CDS encoding YajQ family cyclic di-GMP-binding protein produces MPSFDIVSEVDLHEARNGVDNAIREVESRFDFRGVEATFELNDANKTIKVLSESDFQVNQLLDILRAKLLKRGIEGTSLDVPEEFVHSGKTWFVEAKLKQGIESAVQKKIVKLIKDSKLKVQAQIQGEEIRVTGKSRDDLQSVMALVRGGDLGQPFQFKNFRD; encoded by the coding sequence ATGCCATCTTTCGATATTGTTTCTGAAGTTGATCTTCACGAAGCGCGTAACGGCGTGGATAACGCCATTCGTGAAGTTGAGTCACGCTTTGATTTTCGCGGCGTTGAAGCGACATTTGAGCTCAACGATGCCAATAAAACGATCAAAGTGTTGAGCGAATCCGATTTCCAGGTCAACCAGTTACTGGACATTCTGCGTGCCAAACTGCTTAAACGTGGCATTGAAGGGACGTCACTCGATGTGCCGGAAGAGTTCGTTCACAGCGGGAAAACCTGGTTTGTGGAAGCGAAACTGAAGCAGGGCATTGAGAGCGCGGTGCAGAAGAAAATCGTTAAGCTGATTAAAGACAGCAAACTGAAGGTGCAGGCGCAGATTCAGGGCGAAGAGATTCGCGTGACCGGGAAATCCCGTGATGACCTCCAGTCCGTGATGGCGCTGGTACGCGGCGGCGATTTGGGACAGCCGTTCCAGTTTAAAAACTTCCGCGATTAA
- the panE gene encoding 2-dehydropantoate 2-reductase — protein MKITVLGCGALGQLWLSALCKQGHEVQGWLRVPQPYCSVNVIETDGSIFNESLTANDPEFLATSDLLLVTLKAWQVSDAVKALASTLPETTPILLIHNGMGTIEELRNIHQPLLMGTTTHAARRDGNVIIHVANGTTHIGPAREQDGDFSYLADLLQCVLPDVAWHNNIRAEMWRKLAVNCVINPLTALWNCPNGELRNHPEEVNLICQEVAAVIEREGHHTSVDDLRYYVEQVIDSTAENISSMLQDIQALRHTEIDYITGYLLKRARAHGIAVPENSRLFELVKRKESEYERSSTGMPRPW, from the coding sequence ATGAAAATTACCGTACTGGGATGCGGAGCCTTAGGACAATTATGGCTTTCGGCGCTGTGCAAACAGGGACATGAAGTACAAGGTTGGCTGCGCGTTCCGCAGCCCTATTGCAGCGTGAATGTGATTGAGACGGATGGGTCGATTTTTAACGAATCCCTGACGGCAAACGATCCGGAGTTTTTAGCCACCAGCGATCTGCTCCTGGTGACGCTGAAAGCATGGCAGGTTTCCGACGCGGTCAAAGCACTGGCGTCGACGCTGCCAGAAACAACGCCCATCCTGTTGATTCATAACGGCATGGGAACGATTGAAGAACTGCGAAACATCCACCAACCGCTGCTGATGGGCACGACCACCCACGCAGCACGGCGTGATGGCAATGTCATTATCCATGTCGCGAACGGCACTACGCATATTGGCCCGGCGCGTGAGCAGGATGGCGATTTCAGCTATCTTGCCGATCTCTTGCAATGCGTACTCCCCGACGTCGCCTGGCATAACAATATTCGCGCCGAGATGTGGCGCAAGCTGGCGGTGAACTGCGTGATCAATCCTCTGACCGCACTGTGGAACTGCCCGAATGGCGAACTGCGTAACCATCCTGAAGAGGTCAATCTGATTTGCCAGGAAGTTGCGGCGGTTATTGAGCGCGAAGGTCACCATACATCGGTCGACGATTTACGTTATTATGTTGAGCAAGTCATTGACAGTACGGCAGAAAATATCTCATCCATGTTGCAGGACATCCAGGCTCTGCGCCATACCGAGATAGACTACATTACCGGATACCTGCTGAAACGCGCCCGTGCCCACGGGATCGCGGTGCCGGAGAATAGCCGCCTGTTTGAATTAGTCAAACGAAAGGAGAGTGAGTATGAGCGCTCAAGCACTGGTATGCCTCGCCCCTGGTAG
- a CDS encoding MFS transporter → MNDYKMTPGELRATWGLGTVFSLRMLGMFMVLPVLTTYGMALQGASEALIGLAIGIYGLAQAIFQIPFGLLSDRIGRKPLIVGGLAVFILGSIIAALSDSIWGIILGRALQGSGAIAAAVMALLSDLTREQNRTKAMAFIGVSFGITFAIAMVLGPIITHALGLNALFWMIAVLATLGIVLTLWVVPDSANHVLNRESGMVKGSFSKVLAEPKLLKLNFGIMCLHILLMSTFVALPGQLADAGLPAAEHWKVYLVTMLISFGSVVPFIIYAEVKRRMKRVFLFCVALILIAEIVLWGAGAHFWELIIGVQLFFLAFNLMEALLPSLISKESPAGYKGTAMGVYSTSQFLGVALGGSLGGWVDGMFDGQTVFLAGAFLAAAWLAVASTMKEPPYVSSLRVVIPPEIAADDVLKQRLLATKGVSEVLIAQREHSAYVKIDSKVTNRFEVEQAISQA, encoded by the coding sequence GACCACATACGGCATGGCGTTACAGGGTGCCAGCGAAGCCTTAATTGGCCTCGCTATCGGTATCTATGGTCTGGCGCAGGCCATTTTTCAGATCCCTTTTGGGCTGCTTTCCGACCGTATCGGTCGCAAACCGCTGATTGTCGGCGGACTCGCCGTGTTTATCCTCGGCAGCATCATTGCCGCGCTGTCGGACTCCATCTGGGGCATTATTCTTGGTCGTGCGTTACAGGGGTCGGGTGCCATCGCCGCCGCGGTAATGGCGCTGCTGTCAGACTTGACCCGCGAGCAAAACCGCACGAAGGCGATGGCGTTTATTGGCGTGAGCTTTGGCATTACCTTCGCGATCGCGATGGTGCTCGGGCCGATCATTACCCACGCCCTGGGACTTAACGCCCTCTTCTGGATGATTGCAGTTCTGGCGACACTTGGGATTGTCCTGACGCTGTGGGTCGTGCCCGACAGCGCCAACCACGTGCTCAATCGCGAATCGGGGATGGTCAAAGGCAGTTTCAGTAAGGTACTGGCGGAACCGAAACTGCTGAAGCTCAACTTCGGTATCATGTGTCTGCACATTCTGCTGATGTCCACCTTTGTTGCCCTGCCCGGCCAGCTTGCTGATGCCGGTCTGCCGGCGGCGGAGCACTGGAAAGTGTATCTGGTGACCATGCTGATTTCGTTTGGCTCGGTCGTGCCGTTCATTATCTACGCCGAAGTGAAGCGCCGGATGAAACGGGTGTTCCTGTTCTGTGTGGCGCTGATTCTAATTGCCGAGATTGTTCTCTGGGGCGCGGGCGCCCATTTCTGGGAACTGATTATTGGTGTGCAACTGTTCTTCCTCGCCTTCAACCTGATGGAAGCGCTCCTCCCGTCGCTCATCAGCAAGGAGTCGCCGGCAGGCTACAAAGGGACGGCAATGGGTGTTTATTCCACCAGTCAGTTCCTCGGCGTCGCGCTGGGGGGATCGCTGGGCGGCTGGGTTGACGGCATGTTTGACGGACAGACCGTTTTTCTTGCCGGCGCGTTTTTAGCCGCTGCCTGGCTTGCTGTCGCCAGCACCATGAAAGAGCCGCCGTATGTCAGCAGCCTGCGGGTAGTTATTCCGCCGGAGATTGCGGCCGATGATGTGCTCAAACAGCGTTTGCTGGCAACAAAAGGCGTCAGTGAAGTGTTGATTGCACAACGGGAACATTCCGCTTACGTGAAGATCGACAGCAAAGTGACCAACCGCTTTGAGGTTGAGCAGGCCATCAGCCAGGCGTAA
- a CDS encoding molybdopterin-dependent oxidoreductase → MDALSNIHLKRRTLLKGLGVVGLSSLLPTFLTLRQANGSPLPRVRLKQSDYQTFRSTCAMECLHCNLTAYVWKDRLMKIEATKGFNVKCCLRGISRTKWVYHPLRLTQPLLRIGEKGEGKFQPISWDAALDLIEKNIRETIATEGNKGLLLTAASGNMDSIKNDMGKAFFDYLGGSTKTAGSLCCAAVTAAMMPMVGLRYADTRDTIADSRYILCWGNNPAVTMHAYFKNYSQAQRNGARLVVIDPRFNETAAKADEWVPIVPGTDIALALGMINIIMQEKRYDADFLRAHTGAVYLVDSQQQLMRADPQDADSYLVFDTQSQTLKRHDAPGVIPALLSDELPANSEFTTVLDNVWAQAKPWTAQKVEEETDVPAQTVLRLARDYASTQPAMIVQNMSGAQRTEFGTYVAASQFYLALITGNIGKAGAGVCDAGGVRQMAKFSPIVPPAPNPAKIPPIPIAKIGDWVAHEKPHPIKFWWNMTLGAMTQLPNTNQVRESFKKVPFVVVADNLMSSSALYADLVLPVTTIFEDVSLMAGVRSHYVQLMEKAVEPPGEAKPDYWIFARLAERFGFGEVFNQPIEHYIDTCLKGSGITRDMLKKGPVCPVEDDWIPFKDGKFLTSTGKAHLYIEEWSKKAFLPVVTWKQVKESVKGSPELAQTYPLMAVQRKLARSVHSSHGMNEWILEVQRNRPNVMIHPEDARQRQIQPGEWVVVFNHRGQHRAIADVTTHIKRGVVSLDNGWWEQQGGSSSHVTNDQVEVLGNGHCCNSTLVDVRREA, encoded by the coding sequence ATGGACGCATTGAGCAATATTCATTTAAAAAGAAGAACTCTGCTAAAAGGGCTCGGCGTAGTGGGGCTGTCGTCACTGCTGCCAACGTTTCTGACGCTGCGCCAGGCCAACGGTTCACCGTTACCCCGGGTTCGTCTTAAGCAATCGGATTACCAGACGTTTCGCTCGACCTGCGCAATGGAGTGTCTGCACTGCAACCTGACGGCGTATGTCTGGAAAGACCGCTTAATGAAAATTGAAGCGACGAAAGGCTTCAATGTGAAGTGCTGTTTGCGGGGAATTAGCCGCACCAAATGGGTCTATCACCCGTTACGCTTGACGCAACCGCTACTGCGCATTGGGGAAAAAGGCGAGGGGAAATTTCAGCCGATTAGTTGGGACGCCGCGCTCGATCTCATTGAAAAGAACATCCGGGAGACGATTGCCACTGAGGGGAATAAGGGCTTACTGCTCACCGCTGCGTCGGGGAACATGGACTCCATCAAGAATGATATGGGCAAAGCTTTCTTCGACTATCTTGGTGGCAGTACTAAAACCGCGGGTTCGTTATGTTGCGCGGCGGTGACTGCCGCCATGATGCCGATGGTTGGCCTGCGCTATGCCGATACTCGCGACACCATCGCGGATAGTCGCTACATCCTCTGCTGGGGGAATAATCCGGCGGTCACCATGCATGCCTATTTTAAAAACTATTCGCAGGCGCAAAGAAACGGCGCGCGACTGGTGGTGATCGACCCTCGCTTTAACGAAACGGCGGCCAAAGCCGACGAGTGGGTGCCGATCGTGCCGGGCACCGACATTGCCCTGGCGCTAGGTATGATCAACATCATCATGCAGGAGAAACGTTATGACGCCGATTTCCTGCGGGCGCATACCGGGGCGGTCTACCTGGTGGACTCACAGCAGCAACTGATGCGTGCCGATCCTCAGGACGCGGACAGTTACCTGGTGTTTGATACCCAAAGTCAGACCCTGAAACGGCATGATGCTCCCGGCGTGATACCGGCACTGCTCAGCGATGAGTTGCCCGCCAACAGTGAGTTCACCACCGTGCTGGATAACGTCTGGGCACAGGCGAAACCCTGGACGGCGCAGAAGGTGGAAGAAGAGACCGACGTGCCTGCGCAGACGGTGCTGCGCCTGGCGCGAGATTACGCCTCAACACAACCGGCGATGATTGTGCAGAACATGTCCGGGGCACAGAGAACCGAGTTTGGCACTTACGTCGCCGCAAGCCAGTTCTATCTGGCGCTGATCACCGGCAATATCGGCAAAGCCGGGGCTGGCGTCTGCGATGCCGGTGGCGTCAGACAGATGGCAAAATTCTCGCCGATTGTCCCTCCCGCGCCGAATCCCGCCAAAATCCCGCCAATCCCGATTGCCAAAATCGGCGACTGGGTCGCACACGAAAAACCGCATCCCATTAAGTTCTGGTGGAACATGACGTTGGGCGCGATGACCCAGTTACCCAATACCAACCAGGTCAGGGAGTCCTTTAAAAAAGTGCCCTTTGTGGTGGTCGCCGACAACCTGATGAGCTCGTCGGCGCTGTATGCCGATCTGGTGCTTCCCGTCACGACCATTTTTGAGGATGTCAGCCTTATGGCGGGCGTGCGCAGCCACTATGTGCAACTGATGGAGAAAGCGGTAGAACCGCCGGGCGAAGCCAAACCCGATTACTGGATTTTTGCCCGTCTGGCCGAGCGCTTTGGCTTTGGCGAAGTCTTTAATCAGCCGATTGAGCACTACATCGATACCTGCCTGAAAGGTTCAGGCATCACCCGCGACATGCTGAAAAAGGGACCGGTTTGTCCTGTCGAGGACGACTGGATCCCGTTTAAAGACGGCAAGTTCCTGACGTCGACCGGCAAAGCGCACCTGTATATCGAGGAGTGGAGCAAAAAAGCATTCCTGCCGGTGGTGACCTGGAAGCAGGTGAAAGAGTCGGTCAAAGGATCGCCTGAACTGGCGCAGACCTACCCGTTAATGGCGGTGCAGCGCAAACTGGCGCGCAGCGTGCACTCCAGTCATGGCATGAACGAATGGATCCTTGAGGTTCAGCGTAACCGCCCGAACGTGATGATCCACCCGGAAGATGCCCGTCAGCGTCAGATTCAGCCCGGAGAGTGGGTTGTGGTGTTCAACCATCGCGGTCAGCATCGGGCGATTGCCGACGTGACTACCCATATCAAACGCGGGGTAGTGAGTCTGGATAACGGCTGGTGGGAACAACAGGGAGGAAGCAGCAGCCATGTCACTAACGATCAGGTGGAGGTGCTGGGGAATGGACACTGCTGTAACAGTACGCTGGTGGATGTGAGAAGGGAGGCTTAA
- the yajL gene encoding protein deglycase YajL, giving the protein MSAQALVCLAPGSEETEAVTTIDLLVRGGISVTTASVASDGSLTIVCSRGVKLLADAPLVAVADGDYDIIILPGGIKGAECFRDSPLLVETVKQFHRSGRIVAAICAAAATVLVPHDIFPVGNMTGFPALKDKIPAEQWQDRRVVWDPRVKLLTSQAPGTSIDFGLKIIDLLVGREKAHEVASQLVMAAGIYNYYE; this is encoded by the coding sequence ATGAGCGCTCAAGCACTGGTATGCCTCGCCCCTGGTAGTGAAGAGACCGAAGCCGTCACCACTATCGATCTGCTGGTTCGTGGCGGGATTAGCGTGACCACCGCGAGCGTTGCCAGCGATGGCAGTCTGACCATCGTCTGCTCACGCGGCGTAAAACTGCTGGCGGATGCGCCGCTGGTTGCCGTGGCCGATGGCGACTACGACATCATCATCCTGCCGGGCGGCATTAAAGGCGCCGAATGTTTTCGCGACAGTCCGCTGCTGGTCGAAACCGTTAAGCAGTTTCACCGTTCCGGACGGATTGTCGCTGCCATTTGCGCGGCGGCTGCCACCGTACTCGTGCCGCACGACATTTTCCCTGTCGGCAACATGACCGGTTTTCCGGCGCTGAAAGACAAAATTCCCGCTGAGCAGTGGCAGGATAGACGCGTGGTGTGGGACCCACGGGTGAAATTACTCACCAGTCAGGCCCCGGGCACCTCCATCGATTTTGGTTTAAAGATTATCGACCTGCTGGTTGGGCGCGAGAAAGCCCATGAAGTCGCCTCACAACTGGTGATGGCGGCAGGCATTTATAATTACTACGAGTAA
- a CDS encoding 4Fe-4S dicluster domain-containing protein, producing the protein MKQYGFLIDMQNCYGCKTCSMACKSENMTPTGVLWRRVRERHTDEPNTQAFISMSCNHCDDPQCMKVCPAGTYSKRADGIVVQDHDRCIGCRMCIMACPWSAPVYDPEEGKTSKCNLCAERLDEGLQPRCVESCPAGVLRFGEIAELRQEHTTQWAVLEKRYNLPDHTISQPNIVIIPPRD; encoded by the coding sequence ATGAAACAGTATGGATTTCTTATTGATATGCAAAATTGCTATGGCTGCAAAACCTGCAGCATGGCCTGCAAATCGGAAAACATGACGCCGACGGGCGTGCTCTGGCGTCGGGTGCGCGAACGTCATACGGATGAACCCAACACGCAGGCCTTTATCAGCATGTCGTGCAACCACTGCGATGACCCGCAGTGCATGAAAGTCTGCCCGGCGGGAACGTATAGCAAACGCGCTGACGGCATTGTCGTTCAGGATCACGATCGCTGCATTGGCTGTCGGATGTGCATCATGGCCTGTCCGTGGAGTGCACCGGTGTACGATCCCGAAGAGGGGAAAACCAGTAAGTGCAATCTGTGTGCTGAACGTCTTGATGAAGGATTACAGCCGCGATGCGTGGAGTCCTGTCCGGCAGGCGTACTCCGTTTTGGCGAGATAGCGGAACTGCGTCAGGAACATACGACGCAGTGGGCGGTGCTGGAAAAACGCTACAACCTGCCCGATCACACGATAAGCCAACCTAACATTGTCATTATTCCGCCGCGGGATTGA